The stretch of DNA ACGTCTACTTCTTTGGAGGCGGTGAAAGTGAAGGCAACGCTACAATGCGGACCCTGCTTGGCGGCAAGGGGGCAAATCTCGCAGAGATGAGCAATCTCGGTATACCTGTCCCGCCCGGCTTCACTATCTCCACTGAAGTCTGTAAATTATACTACGAAAACGACAAACGGTATCCCACCGGACTTGATAGACAGATTGACGAAAATCTGGTGAAATTAGAAAACGCACTCGGCGCAAAATTCGGTGATACTGAAAATCCACTCCTTCTCTCTGTCCGTTCCGGTGCCGCTGTTTCAATGCCGGGTATGATGGACACGATTCTTAACCTCGGTTTGAATGATGATGCCATTAAGGGACTCATCGCCAGATCCGGAAACGAGCGTTTCGCTTACGATGCATACCGACGTTTCGTACAGATGTTCGGAAACGTTGTACTCGGCGTTGACCACGATGAATTTGAGCATTTGCTTGAAGAAAAGAAAGACGCGAAGGGCGTTACATTAGATACTGAATTGGAAGCCGCTGATTTGTCGGCACTCGTCACGGAATTCAAGGCGGTTGTCAAGCAGCAAACAGGAAGAGACTTCCCGGATGAACCGCGATTGCAGTTGGATATGGCGCGGGATGCTGTTTTTGAGTCGTCTGGAAACCCGCGCGCGATTACTTATCGCCGTCTTAACGATATTTCTGAAGAACTCGGACGCACTGCTGTTAACGTTCAAGCAATGGTGTTCGGAAATATGGGCGGAAGTTCCGGGACAGGGGTCGCCTTTACACGCAACCCATCAACGGGTGCAAACCAATTTTACGGCGAGTTCCTTATGAACGCGCAAGGCGAAGACGTAGTCGCTGGTATCCGGACACCGCTCCCGATCGCTGAATTGCGAAACATCTTACCTGATATACATGATGAACTGGTCAATATTGGTTTGCGGCTTGAGAAGCACTATCGCGACATGCAAGACGTGGAGTTTACGATTCAAGATAGTAAACTCTACATGCTCCAGACCCGTAACGGCAAGCGCACAGGGCAGGCTGCTGTCCGCATCGCCGTTGAGATGGTTGAGGAGGGTTTAATCGATAAGCAGACGGCTTTGACCCGTGTCCCCGCTAACGATCTGGATCAGTTGTTGCATCCGAGTGTTGATCCGGCGGCCCAGGTGGAGGTTATCGCACAAGGCTTGCCTGCTTCTCCGGGGGCAGCTGTTGGAAAAGTCGTTTTTACCGCACTTCACGCTGAAGAAATGGCAGCCAAGGGTGAAAAGGTTATCCTTGTCCGTGCTGAAACCTCACCGGAGGATATCGGCGGTATGGATGCCGCTGAGGGTATCCTCACGGCGCGCGGCGGTATGACAAGCCACGCCGCTGTCGTCGCACGCGGCATGGG from Candidatus Poribacteria bacterium encodes:
- the ppdK gene encoding pyruvate, phosphate dikinase → MPQPKYVYFFGGGESEGNATMRTLLGGKGANLAEMSNLGIPVPPGFTISTEVCKLYYENDKRYPTGLDRQIDENLVKLENALGAKFGDTENPLLLSVRSGAAVSMPGMMDTILNLGLNDDAIKGLIARSGNERFAYDAYRRFVQMFGNVVLGVDHDEFEHLLEEKKDAKGVTLDTELEAADLSALVTEFKAVVKQQTGRDFPDEPRLQLDMARDAVFESSGNPRAITYRRLNDISEELGRTAVNVQAMVFGNMGGSSGTGVAFTRNPSTGANQFYGEFLMNAQGEDVVAGIRTPLPIAELRNILPDIHDELVNIGLRLEKHYRDMQDVEFTIQDSKLYMLQTRNGKRTGQAAVRIAVEMVEEGLIDKQTALTRVPANDLDQLLHPSVDPAAQVEVIAQGLPASPGAAVGKVVFTALHAEEMAAKGEKVILVRAETSPEDIGGMDAAEGILTARGGMTSHAAVVARGMGKSCVAGCSALFIHEEAREFYAEGKRYAEGDYITLNGSTGDVLNGQVALIQPELSGQFGTLMEWADEVRTLGVRTNADTPEDATNARQFGAEGIGLCRTEHMFFGAGIDAIREMILADNTEERQQALEKLLPHQRSDFIGIFEAMAGYPVTIRTLDPPLHEFLPKNETEILELAERIGVEPQKLRERVEELHEFNPMLGHRGCRLGIVYPEITEMQARAIFEAAVDVAKRDISVLPEIMIPLVGHINELSLQREVVVNTAEAVFAESGTRVEYLVGTMIELPRAALTAEKIAAEAEFFSYGTNDLTQTTFGMSRDDAARFLDDYVRNGVLEYDPFQVLDQDGVGSLLQIGSEKGRATRPDLKVGICGEHGGEPNSVKFCYGLDFDYVSCSPFRVPIARLAAAQAVIEAT